The DNA segment CCAGTTTCACAATCAATCAAAGATCTCCTAGTGGGAaagaatggtcttcccaaaattatgagAATTTCCTTGTCAATCCGACAGTCAAGGATGACAAAATCTGCTGGGAACACAAACTTCCCAACCTGTACCAATACATCATCTAGAATCCCAAAGGGCCTTTTTACTGTCCGGTCAACCATGTGTCGTAACATAgacgtgggtctagctcttctAATGCCTAGCTTTTTGTAGAtagccaggggcataagatttatgcttGCTCCCAGATCACACAGTGCCTTAGCAAATGCATAGTTGCCTATTGTGCAAGGGATTGTGAAACTCCTAGGGTCAGACAGCTTCTCAGCTATGGGTCTTGTCACAACAACACTGCAGGTCTGAGTCAGTGTAACCGTGTCCAAGTCTTGAAAGTCAAACTTGcaggacatcaagtccttcatcatcttCGCATAACCAGGCATTTCCTTTAAAGCATCAATTAATGGAATGTTTACCTGAATTTGCTTCAACATCTCTGAGAATTTCT comes from the Nicotiana sylvestris chromosome 4, ASM39365v2, whole genome shotgun sequence genome and includes:
- the LOC104243469 gene encoding uncharacterized protein, whose protein sequence is MLKQIQVNIPLIDALKEMPGYAKMMKDLMSCKFDFQDLDTVTLTQTCSVVVTRPIAEKLSDPRSFTIPCTIGNYAFAKALCDLGASINLMPLAIYKKLGIRRARPTSMLRHMVDRTVKRPFGILDDVLVQVGKFVFPADFVILDCRIDKEILIILGRPFFPTRRSLIDCETGELK